tactcaattctatttaattcaatggatttttttatatttttcaaagcttttattgAATTGATCTTAAAGTCTTTTAACCTCAGCTTGAATTTCAATGTtgggcatttcatcaaattttttcgaattcccttaaattcttctaagctcatttcaaagttactgaatcccattaacttttttcatattttgaaattgtgttAGATTCATTTgagtttttatgaatttcatcgaactCTCCGCATTACACttaattacttgaaattaattccaattttaccgaaatcaatacaaatttctaattaaatgttttccaattcatttgaattattttgaatttaacttgaagtCTTTTGAAGTCTTATGGATTTATCTGGAATTTCTTATGTTTTGAGTGCGAAAAAATGACTATGAGCGTGACAAAATGTACCGCTTGTTTCCTATATCTTATGCCATAGGGACTGTGAGGttcgaaataaaatgttaattgaaGAAATGCTGATATGCGCTATGTAAGTGATATATTTACACCAAAGACCGTAAAGCACATAACCTAGGGCGACATGGCggctatttttttttcaaatatgtctGTTTTCACTTGAATTGTCTTTTTCTTTGCTTGTCCACTATGCTgtcgaaaaaaaaaacttgttatgaaaattgaaaaagggcatcaggtaaaacttaaaaaatttcttgattaaaaatgcatcagtcACGAGCTTTAAAATTGAGGTCCCATTTACTTAAGAAACTTAACTACCTAACGTACATATATACATATGTAGTCTTTTGAAAGTACAATTTCCTTCGATAAACTTAGTTTCCAGCCATGATTAGCAAATTGCTGATCGAAAGGCAGTGGATTTGTGTAACGGTTTTGACCAGCATCTGGTCCAATGACGAAAATTACATTTCCTTTGTACTccttcagatatttcaaaaataccgGTCCATTATTAAAATAGCATAATAAGAGAGCATAGCTTTCTGGCACTTCAACAACACTTTCTGGGTCACTGatgaaaatcatgtttttcagGAAGATGGGAGGCGAATATCTGCTGCACCACCATGATTGATCGATCTCTACACCAAGAATGTCGCAGTCTAGGAAATAATCAGACAAATAATCCACTAAAGATTTTATGAGATCTATGTGATAATTATGTTTTATAACTTAGTCGAAAACCTTTAGATAATGGAAAAAGTTTTGATAGTTAAGGCCTGCAACGCAagtttgaaaaacataacaattttagttttatttatttcttatgatATTAAAGTAATGCAAAATAATACTTTTAggttaattcttattaaatatggAAGGATTATTTCAATTTGAGCACGAAAATTCtgtaaagtttgaattttaatgatgtttttttttgcacGTCGCCTAGTTTTCTTAATAATTCTTAATTAGCAAATTAGCGGTTGTTtacttatgtttatttattatttttagatatacAAGATTTGTAAATGCAGATTAATGAAacaatactttttattttcattagctTCAGACTTCTAACTATATATAACAAATGTGAGCATCACGTaccagtattttgttgaattaaccaCTCCAGTAAACCACAACCGCAACCGACACTGACAATGCCCCGCAAATTGTTTTCAGTAATGATACTCGTTATCCACGATATGTCTTGCAAGGTTGGCGAGATCCAAAGTAGTTTACGAGTATCGGCAGTGTTacaagtgttaaaaaaataaatgatctcTTTCCATTTcttatctttatataatgttatTATGTTTTCTAAAATTGGATTTTCCATTTCTCTTTATGTAGAATTCCGTACTTGTGGATTTGACTTATTGATGAAGGAAAATCAAATGAAGAGATGTCTATGCATCTGAAAGTTGGCAGGTCACTGAACGACTAGAACGCACGAGAAGTGAACTTAACATTGAATCTTTCGCATAAGTTAgccaaatttataaataagtcaatGTCGAGTAAAAAGCTTACGTTATACTCTCAGTCAGTATATGCATCCGTAATATTATATAACATTTGCTGTCTGTTCAAGCGTGGATAaataaacaattagaattttctcaaaattgcaattcggttttttaaatttgtattgtgGAGACTAGATCCGGAAATcggaaatttttaaccaggaaatggTCATCAAATgtgtttattcttttcaaaaataattttaattgcaagtagGGACTTATATGTACCATTATATATTCCTACCCAGAATTTTGTGGTTTTCCCACCTTTCAAAAATACCGGGCAGCAGTTGAACCACCTGCATATAATTCGTAAACTTCGACTAGTTCAACTTAAATTgcgaaattaaaagttattaaatcGAACAAATGAATTGGGTCGTTCAGAAATAAAAACTTGgcactgaaattttaaccatataCAATTAATGGAATTTTCTGAATGGTTGTACCTTGTCTTTTTCAAACTTCAACCATTtcagttttaattgtaaaattaaaattgatgaaatcgaacaatccaagttttttaattattgaggctttaaattttaaatagtaattatttgaatttgcgaAACATTCAACTTTGAACCTTTATTAAAACTACTTAATTCTAAACactccattaaaaattttgaatatttaaagccGTACAGAACTTCTAAAGATCAAATGAGaccttgttcaatttttaataaattttaaacttgtgactatataattaaaagctttcgatttgaaatagttcaattcaattacactcaactcccgatatcaAAACCCCCGGTTTC
The sequence above is drawn from the Belonocnema kinseyi isolate 2016_QV_RU_SX_M_011 chromosome 7, B_treatae_v1, whole genome shotgun sequence genome and encodes:
- the LOC117176196 gene encoding uncharacterized protein LOC117176196 gives rise to the protein MENPILENIITLYKDKKWKEIIYFFNTCNTADTRKLLWISPTLQDISWITSIITENNLRGIVSVGCGCGLLEWLIQQNTDCDILGVEIDQSWWCSRYSPPIFLKNMIFISDPESVVEVPESYALLLCYFNNGPVFLKYLKEYKGNVIFVIGPDAGQNRYTNPLPFDQQFANHGWKLSLSKEIVLSKDYICIYVR